DNA sequence from the Actinomycetota bacterium genome:
CCCGGCGGCCGCCGGGGCCGGTGACCGCAGCCACGCCCGTGGCTTCGGCCCCGCCCCGCCCCGCTCGCTGCTGGTCGAAGGTGGCCCGGGGATCCTGCGCGGAGGCCTTCCCGGCCCGGAACACCGCGAAGCGAAGGGTGATTGCGCCCGCTGTCCCGAGGGCCCCGCCCAGCCGGGCCTTCCATCTGCCCCTTCCGGGGAGCACCGACAGCGCGAGGCTCGCCCCCGTCAGGGCCTTGGCGGTCCGCCACAGCGCGCCGGACAGGCCCTCGTGGAGCGGCCGTCCGACCCGTTCCACGACGTCGGCCTCTCGCTCCACCGCCTGGGCCGCCGCCAGCTCGGCCAGCTTCCCGGCGACGCCGTAGCGACGCACGATGCGCTCCTGGCGATCCGACAGTCCCATCAGCTCGAGGAGCGAGGCGGCGGAGGCCACCGACGAGGCCAGGAACAGCAGGGGGAGCGTCCGGCGGGTGGCCTGCCACACCGGGACGGCCGTGTTGGAGAGCAGCACGGCCGTGTACCCCGACAGGGGCAGACCGAGGCTCCCCGCCCCGATCCCGGCCGCGTCGCCGGCCACCCCCAGCAGTCCGCCGGTCTCGGCGAGGAGGGCGGAGCCGGCGGTGAGGACGGACGCGGAGGAGAGCACCCAGGAGCCCAAGTTCATCGGCGAGCTCGGGCGAAACACCCGGAGCATGTTCAGGAATCGGGACGGCCGGCCGAGGTCCGCGATCAGCAGGGCCGTACCGGCCGCGCCGCCGGCCGCGCCGACCCATCGGCACCGCTTCACCAGGCCGGCGAGGTCCCGGCGGTCGGCCATCTGGGACACCGCCCCCAGCACCGCGGCGGCCCCCGCCGCCCCACCGGCGAAGAAGTACGTGGGGACGGTCCAGATCCAGGTGGGCTCCTTCAGCGTGGGCCGGTCGTAGTACGTCGGCTCCGTGCGCCGGCCGCCGTCGGTGGAGGGGACCTCACCCCACACGTCGTGCGCGACGGAGCCCTCCGCCCGATCCCGATTCGCGGGAACCGTCTGCTCGGAGGCCTCGCCCGCCAGCACGCCGACCGAGGGGTCGATGAACCGCCCCTCGCCGTACCGGTCCGGCGCGTCCTGGACCAGGGCGTCCTCGTCGCTCACCGGGCAGCTTTCCCGCTCGACATCACCGCGCCGAGCGCGGCCAGGGCCATGGCCGCGGCGCCCACCAGCACCCGGCCCCACGCCTCCGCGGCCTTCTTCCTCGGCGCCACCGGGTCGGGCGGGAGGTTGTAGACCTCCGGTTCGTCCACCAGCAGGAAGAACGCGTTCAGCCCGCCCGTTCCCGGCTGGTTCGCCTCGTCGACCCCGTACAGGTAGGCCTCGGTGACGCCGCGGTCGTGGAGCTGCCGGACCCTGGCCTCGGCCCGGTCGCGGAGCTCGGCCAGGTCGCCGAACACGATCGACTCGGTGGGGCAGGCCTTGGCGCAGGCCGGCGTCATGTCGTCCTTCAGCCGGTCGTAGCAGAGCGTGCACTTCCAGGCCCGCCCGTCGTCGGCCCGCCGGTCGATCACCCCGAACGGGCATCCCGCGACGCAGTACCCGCACCCGTTGCAGATGTCCGGCTGGACGTACACGGTGTCGAACTCGGTCCGGACGATCGCGCTCGGGCTCCTCGTGCTCGCCCTTGGTGGGGTAGTCCCACGTCAGGTCCAGAAGCGGGCGGTCCTTGGGGTCGGTCGATCCGGCGTACAGCGCCTTCAGCCGGCGGCCCAGGTGGAACATGAACCACAGGTCGCTGCGCGCGTCGCCGGGCGGCTCGATGGCCGCGTGGTGGTACTGGAGGAGCCGCTGGGTGTTGGTGAACGTCCCGTCCTTCTCCGTATGCGCGGCGCACGGGAAGAAGAACACCTCCGTCTTGATGTCCTCCGGCTTGACCTCGCCCCGGGCGATCTCCGGCGCGTCGCGCCAGAACTCCGCCGATTCTGTCGGTGTGAAGTCGCGGACCACCAGCCAGTCCAGCTCGCGGAATCCCTTGCGGTGCAACGCTCCGTGCATCGAGCCGACCGTCGGGTTCTCCCCCATCAGGAAGTAGCCCTTGCCCGCGCCGTCGGCCATGTCGGCCACCGTGGTCATGTGGGAGTGGTCACCGGTGAGATGCGGCAGGTGGTCGAAGCACCAGTCGTTCGATCTCTGCGCCGCGTCGCCGAACCACGCCTTCAGCAGCGACACCAGGTACTTGGGGAGCTCGCTCCACAGGCCGGCGTCGGTCCCCGCCAGCTCCAGGTACCGCTTCAGGGAGGTGTCCGTCTTGGCCTTCGGCATCGGGATGTACCCGGGAAGGAGGTCGTACAGCGTCGGGACGTCCGTGGATCCCTGGATCGAGGCGTGGCCCCGGAGCGCCAGGATCCCGCCGCCCGGCCGGCCGATGTTCCCCAGCAGGAGCTGAATGATGGCCGCGGTACGGATGTACTGCACCCCGACGGAGTGCTGCGTCCATCCGACCGCGTAGCAGAATGCCGAGGTCCGCTCCGGGCCGCTGTTGTCGCACAGGGCCTCCGCCACCCGCAGGAACAGGTTCTGAGGGATGCCGCAGATCTCCTCGACCATCTCCG
Encoded proteins:
- the nrfD gene encoding polysulfide reductase NrfD, whose product is MGPGAGGRRGHGPGRARRGDVERESCPVSDEDALVQDAPDRYGEGRFIDPSVGVLAGEASEQTVPANRDRAEGSVAHDVWGEVPSTDGGRRTEPTYYDRPTLKEPTWIWTVPTYFFAGGAAGAAAVLGAVSQMADRRDLAGLVKRCRWVGAAGGAAGTALLIADLGRPSRFLNMLRVFRPSSPMNLGSWVLSSASVLTAGSALLAETGGLLGVAGDAAGIGAGSLGLPLSGYTAVLLSNTAVPVWQATRRTLPLLFLASSVASAASLLELMGLSDRQERIVRRYGVAGKLAELAAAQAVEREADVVERVGRPLHEGLSGALWRTAKALTGASLALSVLPGRGRWKARLGGALGTAGAITLRFAVFRAGKASAQDPRATFDQQRAGRGGAEATGVAAVTGPGGRR